From a single Bacillus kexueae genomic region:
- the remB gene encoding extracellular matrix regulator RemB, producing MYIHIGENQIVPSNDVVMVFDYKGASSVIMEEFLTKQKENIITLTAGEIKSIVITDQNIYLSPLATSTIKKRAEFVFI from the coding sequence TTGTACATTCATATCGGTGAAAATCAAATAGTGCCTTCAAATGATGTTGTCATGGTTTTTGATTATAAGGGCGCTTCTTCTGTCATTATGGAGGAGTTTTTAACGAAACAAAAAGAAAATATTATAACGTTGACAGCGGGAGAGATTAAGTCAATCGTTATTACCGATCAGAATATATACCTCTCTCCATTAGCTACTAGTACAATAAAAAAACGAGCCGAATTCGTTTTTATATAG